From a region of the Daphnia magna isolate NIES linkage group LG1, ASM2063170v1.1, whole genome shotgun sequence genome:
- the LOC116930700 gene encoding FYVE, RhoGEF and PH domain-containing protein 5, protein MAEAAPKIGLAKPTVFAAVNGNISSHSSNNPPVVIPKFKISRGTQANVSVPKNVTKFSPPVPVKPAALSKQPRSPAPPVPPKPGSAVKSPPKPVVAPKPILPPKPLVRPCNSGSVTRETTVPPNVSIRNRGEQSARVDQTEKSIPMYQEHVPISSAHLVVKQSRKSASLGRLEGVRCCAMLVKEGNERCLQRDSGFISCSLENVEQPAVKLTNQRPGFPFTSIPIAPPRRRRKSVDSYEPIYAVIDFSKKRNRRMLLAQEQSARDNLDQPIVENTDKDIEASPVILVEKDKSVPIPISDCSVNGDENSVAESPAIEMDVSNSTMPTSEIDSDIQMIENSFATIASLFENINDTGDSVPLPSRPTLRRESEDVQEDSSSSSSNQKEEETTTVGQTVIARLVFGGTVVQQTDILPAMLTNDNRRKRTKEFCSALKDVIPSTGLEVLTDTVSVRERKNSPREPSPTPSSSSNSSSDSKEDEFFSGKHFDPDVVSCGSLGDVDTSDATRQNSVDDEIETSQTMGNGSASVDGKERRNSFGLRRTLDTLFTSLSNKSGIRKAAEKRKTLDFDSSSTDTDSITAAPRSHIFISRPAPPLPSHKFNRGDRAYRSVQPPEKGRSKSIDGSLVEKVDRRHVSLSPVISSPEPIAAQQGQIVNLDQPEPSSPVSTHNESGLCLPLMEQSSDRTRACLPDGSSSEMEKDIMYRSLEGKERKAYMTAKEIASSERVFVDCLRLICDDFRQAVKEAAIGSNGRDTLHPVIPEAELNKILNYLPQLQNLNHELLNDFELRLQNWSTQPKIADVIVRKGPFLKLYSAYIRDFQSQSAQLEECIQRYPRFAKVLKQFEQSGRCKSLSLKHYMLKPVQRLPQYRLLLEVYLRHLNENSPDYHDTLVALKVVTDVAEHANNSMKQEDNFQRLIHLQSRLGNWEIIKPGRYIIKEGELDKVSRKMLQPRYFILLNDCLLYTSYLSSQSPNCSLKLHHELPLSRMEVHLPSVSATQENANEFNVISTARSFTLAASSMHARNEWMCALSEAIAELQSKQLTFPSKMPTDSGEFRLRLGQQAPVWIPDSRVTMCQLCTAAFSITFRRHHCRACGKVVCRSCSTQKAGLEYLKFRSARVCDDCFEAINVSEEHEGSVIEDGMDSSNCSSLIETDLSASLVNVPPVCFVHAFNDEATNRRPSLDPVGQTTSQAGFKAQQVRRDAIRKERRYVPPRLMEVPANDAGSQISGYLSRRVRRSWKRNWFVLKDRVLYIYKASEDVVALDTIPVLGYEVQTFQEVAEDNEHNQFQLFHPKQSPIVFHAENAILTKKWIEALSSATVL, encoded by the exons ATGGCAGAAGCAGCCCCAAAAATTGGCTTAGCTAAGCCAACTGTGTTTGCAGCTGTAAATGGCAATATATCTTCCCATAGTAGCAACAATCCGCCTGTAGTGATACCCAAATTCAAGATTAGTCGAGGCACTCAAGCGAACGTTTCTGTTCCAAAAAACGTGACAAAGTTTTCACCCCCGGTGCCTGTTAAACCGGCTGCTCTTTCCAAACAGCCGAGATCACCTGCGCCGCCAGTTCCACCAAAACCAGGATCAGCCGTAAAATCGCCACCGAAACCAGTTGTGGCGCCCAAGCCTATCTTGCCCCCTAAACCTCTCGTCAGACCTTGTAATTCTGGAAGTGTTACACGCGAAACTACAGTGCCACCAAACGTTTCAATACGTAACCGCGGCGAGCAATCCGCTCGTGTCGATCAAACGGAAAAATCCATTCCCATGTATCAAGAACACGTTCCTATAAGTTCAGCACATCTTGTAGTCAAGCAATCCCGAAAGAGTGCCAGTCTGGGTCGTTTAGAAGGTGTGCGATGCTGTGCAATGCTCGTCAAAGAAGGAAACGAAAGGTGTTTGCAACGGGATTCTGGTTTCATATCCTGTAGCCTGGAAAATGTTGAACAGCCTGCGGTAAAACTCACCAACCAACGCCCAGGCTTCCCTTTTACCTCTATTCCCATCGCTCCACCTAGAAGACGAAGGAAGTCTGTCGATAGTTATGAACCAATCTACGCTGTTATTGATTTCTCGAAGAAACGTAACCGACGGATGTTGTTAGCACAAGAGCAATCAGCTCGGGACAACCTGGATCAACCAATTGTGGAAAATACTGATAAAGATATCGAAGCTAGTCCTGTTATTTTggttgaaaaagacaaaagtgTACCAATACCCATTTCAGATTGTTCTGTCAATGGTGACGAAAATTCCGTGGCAGAGAGCCCGGCCATAGAAATGGATGTTTCAAATTCGACGATGCCCACCAGTGAAATAGATTCGGATATTCAAATGATAGAAAATTCTTTTGCTACGATTGCTTCTCTCTTCGAAAATATTAATGATACTGGTGATAGTGTACCCCTACCTTCTCGACCTACACTAAGAAGGGAGTCGGAGGATGTGCAGGAAGATTCGAGCTCCTCTTCCAGCAAccagaaggaagaagaaactaCCACCGTTGGGCAAACGGTGATTGCCCGCCTGGTATTCGGTGGTACAGTAGTTCAACAAACGGACATTTTGCCt GCTATGCTTACAAACGATAATAGAAGAAAACGGACAAAGGAGTTTTGCTCGGCTTTAAAGGACGTCATACCGTCAACGGGTTTGGAAGTGTTGACGGACACAGTATCCGTCCGCGAACGGAAAAACAGTCCTCGCGAACCAAGTCCAACTCCATCGTCCAGCAGTAACAGCAGTAGCGATAGCAAAGAAGACGAATTTTTTTCTGGCAAGCACTTTGATCCAGACGTTGTATCTTGTGGCAGCTTAG GTGATGTTGACACATCGGACGCAACCCGTCAGAATTCTGTGGATGATGAGATTGAAACTTCGCAAACTATGGGAAATGGCAGCGCAAGTGTAGATGGAAAGGAGCGAAGAAATTCATTTGGACTCCGTCGTACGCTAGACACGCTTTTTACTTCCTTGAGTAACAAATCAGGTATTCGGAAAGCCGCCGAAAAGCGTAAAACTCTTGACTTCGATAGCTCGAGCACAGATACGGACAGCATAACTGCTGCACCTCGTTCGCATATTTTCATTTCTCGTCCAGCTCCTCCTCTGCCTAGTCATAAATTCAATAGAGGGGATCG AGCATACAGATCAGTCcaaccacctgaaaagggACGATCAAAAAGCATAGATGGAAGTCTGGTTGAAAAAGTGGACAGAAGGCACGTTTCACTCAGTCCTGTGATTAGTAGTCCTGAACCCATTGCAGCTCAACAAGGTCAGATTGTTAACCTCGATCAACCAGAGCCTTCCTCTCCGGTTTCTACTCATAATGAATCAG GATTGTGTCTTCCATTAATGGAACAAAGTTCAGATCGAACAAGGGCATGTTTACCTGACGGTTCGTCTtcggaaatggaaaaagatATCATGTACCGTTCATTAGAGGGCAAGGAAAGAAAAGCCTATATGACAGCAAAAGAAATCGCAAGTTCCGAACGTGTGTTTGTGGATTGTCTCCGACTTATTTGTGACGATTTTCGTCAAGCTGTCAAGGAAGCTGCCATTGGCAGCAATGGCAGAGATACATTACATCCCGTCATCCCCGAAGcagaattgaacaaaattCTCAATTATCTCCCTCAGCTGCAGAACCTTAATCATGAACTGCTAAACGATTTCGAATTGCGTCTTCAAAATTGGTCCACTCAACCGAAAATTGCCGATGTCATTGTTCGAAAAGGACCGTTTCTCAAACTCTATTCGGCGTATATTCGCGATTTCCAAAGCCAATCCGCCCAACTGGAAGAGTGCATCCAAAGATATCCACGTTTCGCCAAAGTTCTCAAACAATTTGAACAATCTGGTAGATGCAAGAGTCTCTCGCTGAAGCATTATATGCTTAAACCTGTGCAG CGGCTACCGCAATACCGTCTTCTTCTGGAAGTCTATCTCCGACATCTGAATGAAAATTCGCCAGATTATCATGATACATTGGTGGCATTGAAAGTTGTTACGGATGTCGCTGAACATGCTAATAACAGTATGAAACAAGAA GACAACTTCCAGCGACTCATTCACCTGCAATCCCGGTTGGGAAATTGGGAAATTATCAAGCCAGGTCGATATATAATAAAGGAGGGTGAATTAGATAAAGTTAGCCGTAAAATGTTACAACCCCGCTACTTCATTTTG CTTAACGATTGCCTGCTGTACACAAGCTATCTAAGCTCGCAGTCGCCAAATTGCAGTTTGAAATTGCACCACGAACTTCCACTTTCTCGGATGGAAGTGCATCTTCCTTCCGTATCCGCAACTCAAGAGAATGCCAATGAGTTCAACGTCATTTCAACTGCACGCAGCTTTACCCTGGCTGCCTCTTCAATGCATGCCCGAAATGAATGGATGTGTGCCTTATCAGAAGCCATAGCCGAACTTCAGTCTAAACAGTTGACATTTCCCAGTAAGATGCCCACTGACAGTGGCGAATTCCGACTTCGATTAGGTCAACAG GCACCTGTTTGGATTCCGGACAGCAGAGTTACAATGTGCCAACTTTGTACTGCAGCCTTTAGTATTACGTTTCGACGTCACCATTGTCGTGCTTGTGGCAAG GTCGTTTGCAGAAGTTGTTCTACTCAGAAAGCGGGTTTGGAGTACCTGAAATTCCGCTCAGCCCGCGTGTGTGATGATTGCTTCGAAGCAATTAATG TTTCCGAAGAGCATGAAGGATCAGTCATTGAAGACGGTATGGACTCCAGCAATTGTAGCAGTTTAATTGAAACCGATCTAAGTGCTAGCCTAGTCAATGTGCCTCCTGTCTGTTTTGTTCACGCCTTCAACGATGAAGCTACCAACAGACGGCCTTCGTTGGATCCAGTGGGTCAAACGACCTCTCAAGCGGGATTTAAAGCGCAACAAGTAAGACGGGACGCCATACGAAAAGAGCGTCGTTATGTCCCACCACGTCTAATGGAG gTTCCTGCCAACGATGCAGGATCTCAAATTAGTGGTTACCTTTCACGGAGGGTGCGGCGATCCTGGAAAAGGAATTGGTTCGTTCTAAAAGATAGAGTACTTTATATTTACAAAGCTTCCGAAGATGTGGTTGCATTAGATACTATTCCGGTGCTCGGCTATGAAGTACAAACGTTTCAAGAG GTGGCGGAGGACAATGAACATAACCAGTTTCAGCTGTTTCATCCCAAACAATCGCCGATAGTTTTCCATGCCGAAAATGCTATTTTAACCAAAAA ATGGATCGAAGCCCTTTCCTCAGCCACTGTCCTCTAA
- the LOC116930702 gene encoding uncharacterized protein LOC116930702 yields MNPTELSSLLAETAAAITEILVEAEQRFSENPDEFVVKEYGMLWRVTNCYLLLFKNSQCEKRDNLEKLWANYFSECSIRDAVEELLLVEGKWDEFLLTVDKFMDKNTCSENKNPANEKEISSLSLTGINDNTVSTVKQITNNNKYSLFVFLRHFA; encoded by the exons ATGAATCCCACTGAATTGTCTAGCTTGCTGGCAGAAACGGCAGCTGCAATAACAGAAATTCTAGTGGAAGCTGAGCAACGTTTTTCAG AAAACCCTGATGAATTTGTTGTGAAAGAATATGGTATGTTATGGCGAGTTACCAACTGTtatttgcttctttttaaaaa TTCTCAATGTGAAAAAAGGGATAACTTGGAGAAATTGTGGGCAAATTACTTTTCAGAATGCAGCATAAGGGATGCTGTTGAAGAACTTCTTCTTGTTGAG GGAAAGTGGGACGAATTTCTGCTAACGGTCGACAAGTTTATGGATAAAAACACGTGTTCTGAAAATAAGAACCCTGCAAATGAGAAAGAGATATCCTCACTCTCTTTAACTGGAATCAATGACAATACAGTGTCGACTGTGAAGCAAATAACCAATAACAACAAATATTCCCTTTTTGTATTTCTCCGCCACTTTGCCTGA